ggttttttggatatatacatttgctatgtccaaaatatatatggaattcatataactcaatagcaaaaaacacaaataaccttattaagaaataggcaaaggatctgaatagacattttccaaagatgacatgtAAATGGCTAATGGGGGTACacgaaaaagtgctcaacatcactaatcaccagggaaatgcaagttaaaaccacaatgagataccacctcacacttgttagaatggctattgtcaaaaagacaagaaaataagaagtgttggtgaggatgtggagaaaagagaacccttgtataacattggtgggaatggaaaacagtatggaggttcctcaaaaacttaaaaatagacctatcatatgatccagcaatctcacttctgagtatatacccacaGGAAgtaaaatcagtatcttgaaaagatatctgccctcccatgttctttgcagcattatccaCGATAGCTAAGATGTGGAGAACCTATGTGTCCACtcacggaggaatggataaagaaaatgtggtatacatataaaatggaatattatacagtcttttcaagaaggaaatcctgccattcataacaacatagatgaacctggagaacattttgctgagtgaaataagccagacagaaaaacaaatacacagggaaaaacaaaaacaaatatgatctcacttatgtgcaTAATCTAAAAAAGtctaactcatagaagcagagagtagaatgatggttgccagggactggcaagtgggaaaagtggggaggtcaaagggtacaaactttcagttaggagtaagttctgggaatctaatgtacagatGGTGACTACAGtcgataatactgtattgtatacttggaatttgctaagaatacatcttaagtgttctcatcacacatcaaaaaaaaaaaaaaaggcatctatgtgaggtgatggatatgttaattatcttgattgtggtaatcatctcACATTGTAAATGTGTACCgaatcatcacactgtataccttaaaatatacagaacttttatttgtcagttatacctcagtaaataataaacttacttttcctttaataaacttacttttcctttccaCAGTGGAATCTTTCCCCTACCCAACCAAACTCTTAAAAAGCCCACCTATATCAttttaaagatacagaaaataggATGCAAAGAGTTAAGAACTTACTATAAGTCAAATGTTAGAAGTGCAAATAGAACCCAAGTCTCTTGACTCCAAATCTAATATTTTTCAGTATACCTTTCTGTTTCTAAGCCTCTTTTATGGAACCATTTGGAAAATCATTTCTTCGGTCTTTAACTTGATAATTAATTCTAGAGAAAAAAGCCAGGTTATTCCATTAAGGAATAAATGTAGCCACTCACTGCTTCATTCCACCTTTACCAGAAATAAGACAATCCCCAAAGCAAATGTATAGAATCAGTTACAGGGCAACTCTAGTTGTCAGTCAGTGCTCATTCAATCCTATATTCAAGAGTATCAACAGCAATCATTTTATTAGGTATATCATCGGTATTAACAAAGCTCATTAAGCCACAAAGAGTTCACTCATATCTTGTTTGTTCTGCTCAAGAAAACAACTGTATAATAATGTTAGAAAATGTTTACCTAAATAATTGATCTTTTAGTAATATAAAAGTTACAATTAGCTATAGGGACTACTAACGGAAGTTCACCCTGTGGCCATACTGGCTAAATAAGGGGATATTACTGTCAGTAGTTGATAGGTATTTTATCTTTAGACACTAGGCAGCAAGTTTTAGCAGTTTTTGCCTTCTTGTTATGCAACATCCAAAAGCTTGATGGATTTCTGAATTCTAATAACTCGGAAGACAATTTTGGACGTCAACCTTCCCACACAATAATGGATCTCACTAGTTTCTTTAACTCATCCTTATTTTTGGTGAGCCATTATTAAGGTGCACCATAGTTGCATTGCATTAAGTTACAAATATACAGAGTTCAAACCCACAAATTGCAGTGATAACTATtagctcttggtggggctaaatTAACCTAGTACCAGTTGCCAGGACAATCACTTGAGACCAGAATCTCTGCTTAGTCATTCCTGAAGCATTTACCAGTTTACCACCATGTATAACTAACTTTTAATAATCATGGAGAAACATACTCCTCACTATAATACGATTCAAGAACAGCACAGATTCTAGAAGTACACAGGGCCACATACAACCAAGTCCATATCCTTGACCCCTCAGGATCCAGgatttctctcacacacactgtTGCTCataccctcctctctgtctctctccctctctctctctgacacatTTTTAGACATTCTGAAAATGTCAAAGCATACCCCAGCACAGTGTAATAGTGCTGTGGAACCAATAGAAAACCTACTCTTCAGTAATTCTTAGAGCTCAGAAATCACAGCTGATGACCAATATCAGTCTCTTTTTAATTAGGAGAAATAGGATAATCCTGTGGAATGAACGCTGTATCTGGAATCGGAAGATATGATTTGAAATCCACTTTCTTGATGAATGAAAGTATATATTGCCTTATATATAGCAAAGCACTcagatgttttcttcctttgtacctACAACAATTAGAGATACAACGTAATATTGGGGAGGTTATTCAGGTATTCATGAACTTGCCTCGTCCTGCAAGCTGCCACAATAACATTCACCTGAGGTAAACAACACTGCTTAAAGGGATCTGCCATGTTTGTTCCTACAAAAATGGAATACTAGGAAAGTATTTTTCCACAATTTGTTCATAATTCAGTATAATCctgttttctttagaatttctatAAATCCATCATAATTTGTTTTGCAGAACAAGCACAAGTATTATCCTTCTAGAATCAACTGGATGATCCATGGAGTCATGGTCAGTTCTAGGGTTCAGATGagaggcagaaagggaaagagattgGCTCCTGGCTCTTCCATCAGCTTCTCACTCAGGTTTTTCACATCAATAGGTGAGCagtgttctctctttcctccactgaCTGTTGGCAAACCCAGTTAGAGACCAGCATCAGAGAAGCTCAACctcttgttaaaataaatagaatataggacagaaacagcatcagtgatttggtttctttgacatttaatgagagaacaaaattatatattgaagacaaaaaacaacagtgccaggcacagacccAGGACAGGTGCTGTGAAAAAGCCTATCGTGGTGGTGTCTGGGGATTTAAACTCTGGAGAAaagactaaactaaaataaagaataacaaagtCATTAGTATATACTTCTTGGCAGATTATTAGCTATATGTGGAAGCTTTGATAAAACAGGCTTTTAGCAATGTGTTAAAtttcagatttaagaaaaatCCTCTCCTACTCGCCATTTGTTGAACACTGCCCTTTATTTCCATTGTTATTCATTGCCATGGAGCCCAAttactcctttgttttcttattcacatTTAGTCCACATTatcacaaataaaaatcacaaggaTACCATTACCCTTCAACACTTCCCCAATGTATAAATCCTAATTTGCATTAAATCCTTGAAGCAACATACATTGCAGTGAATGAAACGTCCTTCTGTAAAAAGTACtgtaaataatgaaagaatttttaGCTCAATATATATACACGAATGTACATACAGTTAAACTGACCAAGGTGCTTTTCTACACCCTAGGTATACAATATTCAATATGCTTAGAATAATAGTTATTTGAAAGGAATATAATCTTTGAACATAAAACAGTTTAAGAATAAAAACTTCTATAAATTCACTTATCTGTTTTGCTATTGACCCACTGATGGAGACATTTTACGTACCATAATTAATGGGAACATTTAGTTAATGAACGCTGCTGATACTTAGTGTAGTTCTCAAAGGCTGAAAACCTTTCCCAAAAATCAGTATCTGAAACCTGTCTCTTTAGGAAAAACAGTCAAAGCTTTAACTGTTTTCAGTCTAGTATAAGAAAGCTTTGAAACAAGTTAACTCTAAGCACTcaaggaaaactatttttaaaagggggggggACAAGAGGAGGACCTTAATTTTCAACAATATCGGCCTGAGAAATAACTCTATAAGAGAATGTCTGAgtatctttaaaaagagagaaaaaaagtaatttaaaatgttgaaagtcCACAAACTGAGCATAGCAGTAAAAAGGACTTGAgggaaaatttaatgaaaaataaaaaactgcaagcaaattatttgatcaaaacacagacacacacacacacacacatacatgcacacacactgcaGGCAGTCATTCAGCATTATATGCTAGCtggctttgtattttcttttaaaatataatcataacttcttaatgtataaaacaataagGCTCTCAAGGTACTCATgaaaaattcttatcaaatttCACTCTAGAGTTAGTGATATTAGGCATGTTAAATCAGGAATCAACACATGCTATTTTCCATAGCAGGAACTATATAAATTACAAGCTCTTCCATGTTTTTGTTATTAGGTttggtacacttaaaaataagcgGTATTCTACATCGAGTGCTCTAACGCAACGGTTTTTACATCTTTCAGAATTTATAATTCATCTCCATGCTCAATCcttacaaaaaaacacaaaagcaccTGCAATTCCTATTTACTGTCTAGcacaataaaattgtatttgttctgtttttgaattCATAGGTTTTGCTTTATGAAGTTTTCAGAAAGAagcaactttattatattttcattgttactCATGATTTTAACTTAAAGATCATTAATTTTAACACAACATCCTGCTATATTCTCATTTGGGTTGTTCTATTTATCTCAAAGGTACACTTATGTATTACCATTACAAAACAATAACTATTTGCATAATACTTcatgattttacatttattaaaaacacatcACAGGGAGCCTGAGGATGCATTCAGTAGCTTGTCATTCACCACTTCAAGACCCTTCAGAACTGaacaagggggagggggacattttgctaaaggcagaagaaattaatataaataacaaactctgaagttttaaaaatagaaaagaaaattttaaaaatgcaaacaaaaatatgatcatatgcataaacaagataatttcaatttttaaaactccatgtTCTCTATACAGAGCAAGGTGTTTGGAGATTTATGTATCTTCTATTATGATACCCATTGAAATTATCTAAAACTGtgctacaaaaataaagaaaattaccatCTTCTTGCTAGATTTtataaatacaatattaaaattGTGCCTATTTACATAATTCAGCTTTTCCTCAGCCTTGTGAAATAATCTGAgtatcatttctttattattctagaCTTAACCCTATAAATGTGCATATTAAGAATGTTTCAGAGGGAGATAATAATGATCTAACATGTTCAGAAATTACACTGTCTCATAACTTATTTTTGGTAAagcaattacaaagaaaattgtTTACATCTTCTGTATTCTCTTCCATAACCACCAGTCCAGATAAAAAAAATACCGAATGCTGTTATGTCACCTCTAGTCCAAATGCTCATAGCACTTGAAGCTTTTTGTAAGCAATATGCTTCTATACTAAACACATATCCCTGAGCCAACACCTACCtaatttaacagttttaaatGTAGTTTCAAATGCAGCGTAATAccatcttaaacacacacacacacggagtgtgcagaaagggaaggaggtggagagCCAGAAATGGAGCAcgttgttgtttttcattcatgCAGTATAGTGACGTCAgtgtctgcagcagcagcagcggcaggagCCTTGACCTGTGGAGGCTACAATCCACTGAAGTCAGAACCTTGCAGAATTCAAAAGAAACTGAGTAGATAATTGTTTGAAAAATTGTTCAACTGTTCATAGCatgaattttaaatagataagtaaaaagaATAGATTAGTTGTATCGTTTTAACTTAGGTAGAGAGGAGCAAGGTGGGATGTGGAGAAGTAACAGAAAGGTAATATCATCAGGGAACCGGGGGCAGAAGAGCCTACATTCAAAATCATTTCAAtgtaagaaactgacaaaaccaCCTGGTGTTAAAAACAGCAGAAAGGCCTCTTCTATTCCCAATACAAGTTCTCTGATGCAAATCTGTCTCCTGAACAACCAGATTCAGAGAAGTGTTTTCCTCATGATTGCATTAAAATTGCATTCAACTCAGATGTGACATACTACAACAAAGAGGACGGTTTAAGCCTGGTCACAAATTTCATTAAAACTACTTGATGATGGACCTTGTAATTCCTAAGCAATTAAGACTTCTGAAGGATGCAGAAAAACAAGTTGTACTACAATCTGTTGTAAGATGTGTTTATCAACAAAGGGGAGGAGGTACTAGATGAGCAATATATTGTTGCAGCAATCGCTGAAACTACTCACTATGCCCGCAAACCTTCTGAACACAGTCTTTCTGCAGTGCTTATATTATGGCTCTTACATTAGTCCCTAAAAGAAAATCCCAAAACTCAATCTATGTACTGTTGAAACTAAATCACTCAAAAATTTATGTAACTGCtgccttcttttcattctgttaccTCTCATTTCATACAGTTCTAGAAAATGTGCAAAGGAGTTGCATATGGCATTAATCTGTTAGAAAACGGTGgccttttctataaaatacagCCAAAGATGTGTGTTCAGTTGTGGTCATTATTAGGGCGATCacgttgttttcattcattcattcaggattTGCTGGAGGATGTCAGTTTCTGCAGCGGGCTGGAcctgggggaggagtgggggagcaAATTCCTTCCGGTGCATTATGATTACAGGATGCATTTCTCGGTGCTCCTGGACACATACCACTGCACTACATCCTACCCTGCCTCACCACCAAGTGGTCTAAAAACAAGGGCCTTAGCAACATGCTAATTACACGTCAGAAATATTAACACAAAACACCAAAACTGCAATCTATCTTAACACAGTCACGTTCTCCAAGTCTAAGACCTTCATCAAGAAAACTCCATTAATAAAATTACACATACCACATAAACATTGCACAGGCTCCACAGTGATTCCCTTCCAAGCAGAGATTTTCCCCCTCGGTATGATCGGTTCTCTGCACAACGCAGCAGCAGCATCTGTAGCCCTAGCGTGGCATCTAATAACATGAGCTACTCCTCCCTCCCTTAGGAGCTTTACATCCCTGTTTTGGCTAaacttccttttctcccccagGACTAAACTAGATTATTCACCGTGTCCCTAAACATAAACCAAAccacaccaaaacacaaaacattaaggGAAGCCGACAGCATCCACCAGCTCACCATTACCTTTGACACCTAAGAAAAACGAAACTTGAGATCCTTTAACAGCTCAACTGAACTGTTAAGTGTACttaaaaatagaagggaaaaaggGAGCACACTCCACAAATAGGTCCTTAGAAATTTACCATGAAAGTCTTGAGTTGGGCATAAACTGTTTCCAGTGCAGTACCGCCCTGATGCATATGACTATATAAAGTAGAGAAAAAAGggagcccccccccaaaaaaaagcccAACCAAACACTATACACTTCAATTGCACATCCAAAACTGTCCCCTCTACACACCCAACAGGATATCCTTACATCATAACTGgtgcctccacctccccacccccaaaaaagaaaacaaaaattatcccGGTAGGCACAGACACTTTATAGGAACGTTGTAGGAAAGCACAAAGAGGCTGTAGAGATTACAACCACCACCTTACCTGTTGCCGGAGAGTTTGTGTGCGTGTTGTTTTTAAGTGTTTCGCccagctcctccttcccccactaCAAACAGCAAACACATGAGTGAGCTAATCAGCTCTTAAACTGAAAAACCTTTCGATCCAGGCGAGTGATGGAAGATAAAAGCTGAGGGGCGGCAGGAGGGTCAAATAAAAGTTGCTCCGCAGTTCGCTCATCCAAGCCCCGCAGCGACCGCAGGGGGGTGAGGTTCCCAAAGCCACTTTCATACCTTCGATAATGCACTAGCAAAGAGAAGCCCGGAGAGGCTGAAGTTTCCACGGAGGGCACCGTCGGGGAGACGCAGCCCGGGAGGACGCAAGGGTTGGGCTCGCTACCTCTGCACACGGGCGAGCCGGGGCTCCGGCGCTCAGGTGAGTTGCTCCTCCGGTGGCTCTCTGGGGACCGTCTCGGGTGGCCCTTGGCCCGCGGCGCCTGCTCGGTCGGGGCCGCGGTCGGCGGCGGCGTCGGGCTGGGCAGGCTGGGGCCGCGAGCCGCGCCGGGCCCCGGGAGTGTGCCCagcgaggcggcggcggcgggcgggcgcgTGGGACTGTGTTGGCTGCCCCGCAGGAGCTGGTAGGGCACCGTGGCGCGGATGGGCTGCAGCAGCCGGCCGGCTCCCGCAACCGGGGCGCAGttcacgccgccgccgccgccgccgccgccgcctgtgCCACCGCGGCCGCCGCTGCCACCGCCGCCCGCACCGTTCCCGCTCCCGGCGGCAGCAGTGGCGGGCGGGGAACCCGCGGCGCTGCGCCGCATCCTCTGCGGCGGGGGATGAGGAGTGTGAGAGGaactggaagaggaggaggcagtgCACATGGTGGCTCCGCGGGCCCTGGACGATGCCGGCCAACACCGAGGCGCGGAGCGGGAGGCGCGCGAGCGTGTGGGAGCCGGCGCGCTAGTGCGTGCGAGCGTgtaagggggaggggcgggggggatcGTGGAGGGGGAGGAGTCTCTCGGCTCCCCCTGCGCAACGCGCACCCCCGCCGCCTCAgcgagggggggaggggaaggctgcgAAAACTAACGTCCAACGGCCCCAACCACCCGACCGGGCTCGGGGTGGCGGTTACGGCCGGGGCCTCGAGGAGccgggagccgccgccgccgccgccccgggcCTCGCGCTGACACGGGAAAGGGGCAGCCGCCGGCATCACGCAGACTCGCGGGGCTGCACGCGCAGGAGAGCCCGGCAGCTGCAGGGAGGGCCGGGATCCCTGCTTCTGGGGACCTGGTAGGGGGAAAGGGCCTCGAGGTGCCTGGCTGAACGCGGAGCCGAGCCACCGCCTCCTCTGCCCGCTCCTCACTCCATAAGGCACCTAACCCCGCAACCCGTACCCCGCCCCCTGCACCGCCTCCCGGCGCTCGGGGCGGGCAGATGACGCAACGAGAATTCCCATTGTCTCCGTCACTCTCCACCAGAACGCGAGTGATTGGTTTCCGGGTAGGAGTGAGAGGAGCATCTGCCAACGAAAGTGGGCGTCCTACTTTGGAGGCGGGATACGAAGGAGCGAAGGCGGAGAAAGGGGCTGTGCGTTCAAGGAGGGGCGTGAGAGTTGACAGGCTTTGAGGTGAGAGGGGGACCGTGATTGGGCTGCCCTGGGACAGTGGGTCCGTGTGTGTCCTGCGCGTACCCCGACACCCACAGACGCGCACGCCCAGGGAAGCAGGctgtgagggctccaccctccagGGCCGTTTGTACCACTTGAGACAGAGGATACGTCAGGCAAACTTGACTTTGCAAGTACACCTGTTCTGGTGGTGGGATGTTTGAGaagaatccatcccttccccactaaTTTTAGGAATCTGAGTTTCTGTGTTGAGTAGACTAATTAAAAGAATGTAAGGCCATCAGAAGCAATGTCTGGGGGTTGGATTGAACACTGGGTGGATACTTTTACAGTTATCCTATGGAGTGAAAAGAGATCATCAAATCTTCTGTTCCAAGACAATAACTCTGAATTGCAGGGGTCAACAAGGACTTGTCCATCATTGCACCGTCAGTTAAATGGAGGTGTAATGGAGGGCACGCCCTGTTGTCTTTTCCCAGAAGCAGATGGCCTCTTGGGAGAAATAATACCAGACTTGATGTAACAATCCACTGgggtaaatttagtttttattctgcAGTGGAACTGAAGAGAAACTAAGATTTTGGATGACTGTCAGGAACCGAAGTTTACCCCACAGTAAACCAAGGTTTGAAACATTAAGCAGGAACAATTGATTGAAGGGTCCACATCAGATACCCTCCATTTGTTtccatgagagaaaaaagaagtgggaGATCAGATTGGTCTACTCTTGGTGTCTGCCCACACTGACAAGCTTCCTCTGGTTTCAGGCACTAAATGCAGGGGTCAGTTTCACTTAGAGGAGCCATCCCTCTCAGCTTCATTGTGCCCTCAGAACAGAAAGCATACTAGGTTCTGTAAAAAGTGGATGAaaccactttttctgtaaaatgcaagAATTGCACCCATGAATACTAGTGACAGTTCCTCACTTTATCACATAGtagaataacagctaacatttactgagcatttcatGTGTCAGCCACTGTTGTAAGAATGTTTTATGTGTTAATTCCTTCAATCCTCCTATAATCCACAAGGTACGatactactattatccccattgtgTTCACATGTATTTGCTTTCCAgaataacatatattaaatataaatgcagtAAAAAGTTTACTCTTTTAAAtttagtataattgacctattgtgttattttttccatctgaaaTGAAAGATTTCCTCATTCATTAGGAAATTGCCTTCCTTCATGgggaaaaagaatgataaatggcTTCTTTCTGATGAGTTTTTCAGAATATCAAGAACAAAAATTGATGGATTAAAATATGTGAAGTGTTTAAAAATGCTGGTAAATTGCCAAGTTGTCGATTTGATTAGAGCATGGTTTCATAATAGAAATGTTATCTCTGGCCACTCCTAAATAAAAGTATGTAACGACCCCAACACTTTAGATTACAGTAATTCTAAATTTATACCAAGCCACAGTCCTAATGATCAATACCTGATTTGGATCTAAAACAACCTACCTAGCCATGTGTTAAAGTCTTTCTGTGTTTGTTCAAAACTGCCAACGCCAACTTAAATCAGACAACCAAAACAAATCTAAATGACGCACACAGAGAACTAGTATGatcttaaaatactattttcagtTGCTCATAAGTCACCATGACCTATTTGGAGGTTCAATCACCTTCTCTTTACTAAATATATCTTGGTTGCCTCTTAAACCTTTGTTCTCATGAAATAAATACTGATCTTTATGTGTAAGGAATTCAGTCTCCAAACAAATCAAAGGTGGGCTAAAATCAACTAAACCAAGTATCGGCTTTCCAATGTCCATTTGTTGAGTTCTTAAcagtattttattcttagtgagtttgggagtgggcTCCAAGGGTATGAAAAGAAGCTTTAGGAAAACATACCCCTCAGTAAATTGGGACCCCCCTTAGAAGGAAGTGTGGATTGCTGGGCGAGAAGAGCATACCCGACTGTGCTAGCTATGGGATGGCTAGGTCCCGTGCAGATTATCTCTATTTGTTGAATATAAGTGTAACATAATCCCTGGAAATTCTATATATGTTAATGTTGGTAATGACCTCTTTACTATGTTGACCTACCTAGAAGAAGACAACACTGAAAGCGCAATTTGGTGGCATGGGAAATACCTTTGTTCTCAGTAACCCGTGTCTTGGCTGTTTGTGGAACAAGATTCCACCGTTAGCTAATCTGAAGTAGAACGATTACACTTACTT
The Balaenoptera acutorostrata unplaced genomic scaffold, mBalAcu1.1 scaffold_789, whole genome shotgun sequence genome window above contains:
- the LOC130706815 gene encoding glucocorticoid-induced transcript 1 protein-like is translated as MCTASSSSSSSHTPHPPPQRMRRSAAGSPPATAAAGSGNGAGGGGSGGRGGTGGGGGGGGGVNCAPVAGAGRLLQPIRATVPYQLLRGSQHSPTRPPAAAASLGTLPGPGAARGPSLPSPTPPPTAAPTEQAPRAKGHPRRSPESHRRSNSPERRSPGSPVCRGSEPNPCVLPGCVSPTVPSVETSASPGFSLLVHYRSWKQRI